One window of Nymphaea colorata isolate Beijing-Zhang1983 chromosome 1, ASM883128v2, whole genome shotgun sequence genomic DNA carries:
- the LOC116257286 gene encoding uncharacterized protein LOC116257286 has product MPRPPRASPSPASSAIKFGLQLNTNYEADLKLEASPPVELGALPAYITPPRRQQTSSRTNIRYSHARIPLLPPQTPPLPRPPRLLLPSLPPQVRREASPFLRPFPQLRLPVPAPTPLQLLPAPLLRWQHRRLPCRCLHLARHLAVVRGTSARSRRAIVGRLVREEGSWNVAWDARPARWLHGSNSAWLLFGVCSCFLPFDLPIDGRDDGVSSEKETGGSEAAERESDRATTPSLLPHAAAADLAQAPPYKVTGVSGDGRCLFRAVAYGDCLRNGKAAPDEALQKELADDLRARVANELLKRREETEWFIEGDFESYVKNIQQPHAWGGEPELLMASHVLQKPISVFMMDGSSGDLVSIASYGQEYRKGNSPITVLFHGYGHYDALEVF; this is encoded by the exons ATGCCGCGGCCGCCGAGAGCTAGTCCTTCTCCTGCATCCTCGGCAATTAAATTTGGGCTCCAACTTAACACAAATTACGAGGCTGACCTCAAGTTGGAGGCCTCGCCGCCGGTTGAGCTCGGTGCCCTGCCCGCTTACATTACACCCCCACGGAGACAACAA ACCAGCAGCCGCACTAATATCCGCTACTCTCATGCTCGGATTCCTCTGCTCCCGCCCCAAACCCCTCCTCTTCCCCGTCCTCCTCGCCTCCTCCTTCCATCGCTCCCTCCACAGGTACGCCGAGAAGCCTCCCCCTTCCTTCGCCCGTTTCCCCAGCTCCGACTCCCAGTCCCGGCGCCGACACCACTCCAGCTCCTGCCTGCTCCGCTCCTCCGATGGCAGCACCGGCGGCTGCCCTGCCGTTGTCTCCATCTGGCACGGCATCTTGCCGTCGTCCGGGGGACCTCCGCCCGGAGCCGGCGGGCGATCGTCGGGCGATTGGTGAGGGAGGAGGGCTCGTGGAATGTGGCTTGGGACGCACGACCGGCTAGGTGGCTCCACGGCTCCAACTCCGCGTGGCTGCTCTTCGGCGTCTGCTCCTGCTTCCTGCCCTTCGATCTTCCCATCGACGGGCGCGACGATGGCGTCTCGTCCGAAAAGGAAACCGGTGGGAGCGAGGCCGCCGAGAGGGAGAGCGACAGGGCGACCACGCCGTCGTTGCTTCCTCATGCAGCAGCAGCGGACCTCGCCCAAGCGCCACCCTACAAGGTTACCG gTGTGTCTGGAGATGGTAGGTGTCTCTTCAGAGCTGTGGCGTACGGAGATTGCTTAAGAAATGGAAAAGCAGCTCCAGATGAAGCCCTCCAGAAAGAACTTGCTGATGATTTAAGGGCTCGA GTAGCAAATGAGCTCTTGAAGAGGCGTGAAGAAACCGAATG GTTCATTGAGGGAGATTTTGAGTCTTATGTGAAGAATATCCAGCAGCCACATGCCTGGGGTGGAGAACCTGAACTATTGATGGCTTCTCATGTTCTTCA GAAGCCGATATCAGTGTTCATGATGGACGGGAGCTCGGGGGACTTGGTAAGCATCGCAAGCTACGGACAGGAATACCGTAAAGGAAACAGCCCGATAACGGTATTGTTTCATGGATACGGGCATTATGATGCCCTGGAAGTTTTCTAG
- the LOC116256655 gene encoding protein TIC 100: protein MADGEAKGSGEEPPLPWSGYEEDEESSDSDISWEGWDEEYDSEDAEDVAVARVREGKAVLQAKSPEERRKTTIRRFFRALDDPRVREREEEEDRYRIYPEDIFDFPNDPEKWREEDLQEYWRDAPLEMAQPGWDPVFADEEDWEAVVDELSAGRDPPIAPFYVPFRKYFPVIPDNHHDIATPKAVIEELDRIEEFLKWGSYIFPDGSSYEGTVWDDLAHGKGVYIAEQGLVRYEGEWLQNQMEGHGVVQVDIPQQEPLPGSKLDAKWRAQGKVMKRDFMDDEDRKWLEMDIEDSVRLANTEYDIPFYESNEWVRQFGKKPEKGRYRYSGQWKHGRAHGCGVYEVNERVTFGRFYFGNLTEDSWRCPPEIAMMHASIAEVAAAKARMFVYKPDGMVREERGPYGDPQHPYFYEEEDTWMAPGFINEFYEVPDLWKGYVEDVDQEREMWLNSFTKSPLRLPMPAELEHWWSKDEDPEFILVNKEPEPDPEDPAKLVHTDDPLILHTPSGRFINFVDDEKYGVRLFWQPEVGDEDEIDPENAKFLPLGFDEFYGRTTVVRKKSKLLGFVQAAERFIKPAMNVLEKWCEEQKKACEMRLKLIDQELELKEAEVCLKEAIEEMEKELELEQKEEEKKAAMRSKEVKEDFSPTVVEGDAEIEAEEEESAEEVPWSFGSVSQDQPEREREEADKGKKHGNPFPFASFSTSLTSCNLSFAVPWKKGWLASPKKFAASPHDVSRSPSEPVNTTSLSFAWSRNVNIKACCGKTKIGQREKKFHQLHSLAQTLIGRKMAQAKAEPAPDCHLLCLQVPL, encoded by the exons ATGGCGGACGGTGAAGCGAAGGGCTCCGGCGAAGAGCCGCCCCTGCCCTGGTCTGGCTATGAGGAGGACGAAGAGTCCTCCGATTCCGACATCTCGTGGGAGGGGTGGGACGAGGAGTACGACTCCGAGGACGCCGAGGACGTGGCAGTCGCCCGTGTTCGGGAGGGAAAGGCCGTCCTGCAAGCAAAGAGCCCCGAGGAGAGGCGGAAGACCACAATCCGGCGCTTCTTCCGGGCGCTGGACGACCCTAGGGTccgggagagggaggaggaagaggaccGATACCGCATCTACCCGGAGGATATCTTTGACTTCCCCAATGACCCGGAGAAGTGGAGGGAGGAGGACCTGCAGGAGTACTGGAGGGACGCTCCGCTCGAGATGGCGCAGCCCGGCTGGGACCCCGTCTTCGCCGACGAGGAGGATTGGGAGGCTGTTGTCGACGAGCTCAGCGCCGGCCGCGACCCGCCTATCGCTCCCTTCTACGTTCCCTTCCGCAAGTACTTCCCCGTCATCCCCGACAACCACCATGACATCGCCACCCCCAAGGCCGTCATCGAGGAGCTCGATCGCATCGAGGAGTTCCTCAAGTGGGGCAGCTACATCTTTCCTGACGGTAGCTC GTACGAAGGGACTGTGTGGGATGATCTGGCTCATGGTAAAGGGGTATATATCGCTGAACAGGGACTCGTCAG ATATGAGGGAGAGTGGCTTCAGAACCAGATGGAGGGTCATGGTGTGGTTCAGGTTGATATTCCTCAGCAGGAACCTCTGCCAGGTTCCAA ACTTGACGCTAAGTGGCGAGCACAAGGAAAAGTTATGAAAAGAGATTTCATGGACGATGAAGATAGAAAATGGCTGGAGATGGACATAGAGGACAGTGTGCGTTTAGCCAATACTGAGTATGACATTCCATTCTATGAAAGTAACGAATGGGTGAGACAGTTTGGGAAGAAACC GGAGAAAGGTCGCTACAGATATTCAGGACAATGGAAGCATGGTAGAGCACATGGCTGTGGTGTTTATGAAGTTAATGAGAGAGTGACCTTC GGAAGGTTTTACTTTGGAAACCTTACGGAGGACTCTTGGAGATGCCCACCTGAAATAGCTATG aTGCATGCTTCAATAGCTGAAGTTGCTGCTGCAAAGGCCCGGATGTTTGtatacaaaccagatggaa TGGTAAGGGAGGAAAGGGGCCCGTATGGAGATCCTCAGCATCCCTACttttatgaagaagaagacacatGGATGGCCCCAGGGTTCATCAATGAATTTTATGAA GTTCCAGACCTTTGGAAAGGCTATGTCGAAGATGTTGATCAGGAAAGAGAAATGTGGTTGAACTCCTTCACTAAGTCACCACTTAGACTTCCCATGCCAGCTGAACTTGAACACTGGTGGTCAAAAG ATGAAGACCCTGAATTCATACTTGTTAATAAAGAGCCGGAGCCTGATCCTGAAGACCCTGCAAAACTTGTTCACACAGATGACCCACTCATATTGCACACACCAAGTGGAAGATTCATCAACTTTGTCGACGATGAAAAATATGGAGTTCGCTTGTTCTGGCAACCGGAGGtgggagatgaggatgagataGATCCTGAGAATGCCAAGTTTCTCCCTCTCGGTTTTGATGAGTTCTATGGGCGAACAACTGTTGTCAGGAAGAAAAGCAAATTGTTGGGCTTTGTACAAGCAGCGGAACGTTTCATAAAACCTGCAATGAATGTGCTTGAAAAGTGGTGTGAGGAACAAAAGAAAGCTTGTGAGATGAGACTGAAGTTGATAGATCAGGAGCTTGAGCTAAAAGAAGCTGAAGTTTGCCTTAAAGAGGCAATCGAAGAGATGGAAAAGGAGTTGGAATTAGaacagaaagaggaagagaaaaaagcaGCAATGCGTAGCAAGGAAGTAAAAGAAGATTTTTCACCCACTGTTGTTGAAGGTGATGCAGAGATCGAagcagaagaagaggagagTGCTGAAGAGGTTCCGTGGAGCTTTGGTTCTGTCTCTCAAGATCAACCTGAGAGGGAGCGAGAAGAGGCTGACAAGGGCAAAAAACATGGGAATCCATTTCCATTTGCTTCATTTTCAACATCTCTTACTTCATGCAACCTATCTTTTGCG GTTCCGTGGAAGAAAGGATGGCTTGCATCTCCAAAAAAGTTTGCTGCTTCACCCCATGATGTGTCCAGGTCTCCTTCTGAACCAGTCAATACCACAAGTTTGTCTTTCGCTTGGAGTAGAAATGTGAACATCAAGGCATGCTGTGGCAAAACGAAGATTGGccagagagaaaagaaatttcACCAGCTGCATTCTTTAGCTCAAACTCTGATTGGAAGGAAGATGGCGCAAGCCAAAGCAGAACCAGCTCCTGACTGCCACCTACTCTGCCTGCAGGTACCTTTGTAG